A window of Blautia argi genomic DNA:
AAGTGAAAGACATGGTGGAAATATCCAAATTGCTAATAATAAAGCAGGGGGAGCATGTGTTACAGTGAAAATAAATTGCAATGAAAGTTGATTGAAAATAGACATTTTATTGCTATTATAAATTTAAAAGAAAGGAGATAATGACAAATGAAAAAAATAATATGTATGTTTCTAACTTTATTGCTATTGGTGTGTATTGTTGGGTGTAGTCAAACAAAGGACAGTGATATTCATGTAGTACAAGATTATTCCGAAGAATATGAGGTTTCTCCTTATGGAAGTGAAGAAGCACTTGACACTTTGGACGATTTGAAGATTTCAATGAGTGCAGAAAAGGATTTAGACTTAAAGCACCTTTCATTTCTAATAGAAAATACTTCTGATAAAGAATACCGATATTCACCAAATTATTTTGAAATAGAAACTGAACAATCCGGCACTTGGTATCAACTTGAACAGCTTGATGACCCTTCAAAGAGCAATGAAAAGGATTGTTTTATTAAGCCTAACGAACGATTAACATTAGAAATTGATGTTAAAAGTTTTTATGGAGAATTGCCTGCTGGACACTATCGTTTGATTAAACAATTTGCGTTCTTTGAAAGTGAAAGAGATTGGGATTACGATACATATAATTTATCTTGCGAATTTACGATAAGGTAAAAATTCTCTACTTCATAAGCATGAAATAAAAAAAACCGCTTATGAAATAGAAAGTTCTCATGCCATTTTAACGGCGGTTTTGAAATAACAATCAAAACCGTCGTTTTCTTTTGAAAATCTAAAACAGAGGGCATATTAAAATCCTGCTATTCGGGGACACGACGGTATCAAGGAGGTATCGCCATGTCCTTTTTTCTATACCCTAATGGGTTACTATCAAAAAAAGCCATTATCCACCGACGGGGTATTCCGGCTATGTAGATGAACTATCAAATCAATTAAATACTGCTGTTATTTCCTATGCGTCTGTCTGCATTTTGCAGGCAGGCGCATTTCGCATTTTACAGAAGATTTTTCAAAAACTTTGCCCTCTTTTTGGCAAAGCAAAAAGTCGCCTGTATTATCCCGCGAAAAGGGGAGGTACTACCGCCTTTCGGCAGAAAGGAGGTGAACACCATGACACCTAATCGCAGGGAATTTGAAAAGCAATGTGCGTTTCAAAAGTTCTGTAAATCAGTACTTCACAATGAAGCGTGCAACACCCATGAGGAAATTCGTCGGCGCAGAGTTCGGGAGGTTACTTTTTCCAACCTTGCCTTGCATGAGGAACGGCAGCTTTATACCGTCGATAAGTATTTTCAAGACGAAAAAGCAGAGCCGTCCTATCAAATGGCAGGAAAAGAAATAACCCCAAAACTGCTACTTGAAGCTATCCGGGCTTTACCCGAAGAACGGCGCAAAATTGTACTGCTGTATTACTTTGAGGGATTGACTGATATAGAAATCGCAAAGCAGCTCAATATCTCAAGAAGTACGGTACAGTATCGCCGGACAAGCTCCTTTGAGCAGTTAAAAAAATATTTGGAGGAAAACGCTGATGAATGGATTGAATGGTAAACCGACCGAGTACCCGGAAAATGCCCTTGTTCCTTATCCTGTTATTTTGGCGGCGAGCAAAGGCGACCCGGACGCAATGAAGATTGTATTGCAGCATTTCAGCGGCTACATAGCAAGTCTTTCCATGCGAAAGCTCTATGATGAGCGAGGAAATGTTTATTTTGGAGTAGACGAAGAAATACGCGAAAGGCTGCAAGCAAAACTAATGAGGGCAATCCTCACATTT
This region includes:
- a CDS encoding immunoglobulin-like domain-containing protein → MKKIICMFLTLLLLVCIVGCSQTKDSDIHVVQDYSEEYEVSPYGSEEALDTLDDLKISMSAEKDLDLKHLSFLIENTSDKEYRYSPNYFEIETEQSGTWYQLEQLDDPSKSNEKDCFIKPNERLTLEIDVKSFYGELPAGHYRLIKQFAFFESERDWDYDTYNLSCEFTIR
- a CDS encoding RNA polymerase sigma factor, with the translated sequence MTPNRREFEKQCAFQKFCKSVLHNEACNTHEEIRRRRVREVTFSNLALHEERQLYTVDKYFQDEKAEPSYQMAGKEITPKLLLEAIRALPEERRKIVLLYYFEGLTDIEIAKQLNISRSTVQYRRTSSFEQLKKYLEENADEWIEW
- a CDS encoding helix-turn-helix domain-containing protein, with product MNGLNGKPTEYPENALVPYPVILAASKGDPDAMKIVLQHFSGYIASLSMRKLYDERGNVYFGVDEEIRERLQAKLMRAILTFRAE